One region of Rana temporaria chromosome 9, aRanTem1.1, whole genome shotgun sequence genomic DNA includes:
- the PFKFB1 gene encoding 6-phosphofructo-2-kinase/fructose-2,6-bisphosphatase 1 isoform X2: MEGNYKLLEDKASKIPASIPQFTNSPTMIVMVGLPARGKTYISKKLTRYLNWIGTATKVFNVGQYRREATQSYNNFQFFRADNQEAMKIRKQCALNALKDVHTYLSREEGHVAVFDATNTTRERRSVILQFAKERGYKVFFIESICDDPDIIAENITQVKISSPDYMGCDREKVVEDFLQRIDCYQMNYEPLHDDLDSSLSYIKIFNVGSRYLVNRVQDHIQSRAVYYLMNIHVTPRSIYLSRHGESELNLLGRIGGDSGLSGRGKQYAHELGNFIKSQQIPDLKVWTSHMKRTIQTAEALHVPYEQWKALNEIDAGVCEEMTYEEIQDHFPEEFALRDQDKYRYRYPKGESYEDIVQRLEPVIMELERQENVLVICHQAVMRCLLAYFLDKTAEELPYLKCPLHTVLKLTPVAYGCKVESIFLNIEAVNTHREKPLNVEVSRDPDEALETVPEHF, from the exons CATCGATACCCCAGTTTACAAACTCTCCCACAATGATTGTAATGGTTGGGCTCCCTGCACGTGGAAAGACTTACATTTCAAAAAAACTCACTCGCTACCTCAACTGGATTGGAACTGCAACCAAAG TGTTTAATGTGGGACAGTATCGCCGGGAGGCCACGCAGAGCTACAACAACTTCCAGTTCTTCCGTGCCGACAACCAGGAAGCCATGAAAATTCGCAA gcaGTGTGCACTCAATGCCCTGAAAGATGTCCACACCTACCTCTCACGGGAGGAGGGACACGTTGCT GTATTTGATGCCACCAATACCACTAGAGAGAGGAGGTCCGTGATCTTGCAGTTTGCCAAGGAACGGGGTTACAAG GTGTTCTTCATAGAGTCAATCTGTGATGACCCAGATATCATTGCCGAAAACATCACC CAAGTGAAGATCTCCAGCCCAGACTACATGGGCTGTGATCGGGAGAAGGTGGTGGAGGACTTCCTGCAGAGGATTGACTGTTATCAAATGAATTATGAGCCATTGCATGACGACCTGGACAG CTCTTTGTCTTATATTAAGATTTTTAATGTTGGGAGCCGCTATCTGGTGAATAGAGTGCAGGATCACATTCAAAGCCGGGCGGTTTACTACTTGATGAATATACACGTAACGCCACGCTCCATCTACCTATCCCGCCATGGGGAGAGCGAGCTCAATCTTCTGGGAAGGATTGGTGGGGACTCTGGACTGTCGGGACGAGGAAAACAG TATGCTCATGAACTAGGAAACTTCATTAAGTCTCAGCAGATCCCAGACCTGAAGGTTTGGACCAGTCACATGAAGCGTACTATCCAGACAGCAGAAGCATTGCACGTCCCGTATGAGCAGTGGAAGGCACTGAATGAGATTGATGCG GGCGTGTGTGAGGAGATGACTTATGAAGAGATACAGGATCATTTTCCTGAGGAATTTGCACTAAGGGACCAGGACAAATATCGCTACAGATACCCcaagggagag TCCTATGAGGACATTGTACAGAGACTGGAGCCGGTTATTATGGAGCTGGAGCGTCAGGAGAATGTTTTGGTGATCTGCCACCAAGCTGTTATGCGCTGCCTGCTGGCCTACTTTCTAGACAAAACAGCCG AAGAGCTGCCATACCTGAAATGTCCTCTTCACACCGTCTTGAAACTGACGCCTGTGGCCTATG GTTGTAAAGTTGAATCCATCTTTCTGAATATTGAAGCTGTGAACACACATAGGGAAAAGCCATTG AATGTGGAAGTGTCTCGTGATCCAGATGAGGCTTTGGAGACCGTCcctgaacatttttaa